The Mastomys coucha isolate ucsf_1 unplaced genomic scaffold, UCSF_Mcou_1 pScaffold11, whole genome shotgun sequence genome includes a window with the following:
- the C1qtnf6 gene encoding complement C1q tumor necrosis factor-related protein 6 isoform X3, whose protein sequence is MRGFMGTASPGSLWAVFLLPLVFGVPTEEPIFGESVASHLPKGCRRCCDPEDPMFSDDTVHAPVSPYVLPEVRPYINITILKGSS, encoded by the exons ATGAGG GGCTTCATGGGGACAGCCAGCCCGGGGTCTCTCTGGGCAGTATTCCTGCTTCCTCTTGTCTTTGGGGTCCCCACAGAGGAGCCTATCTTTGGGGAATCTGTGGCTTCCCACCTCCCCAAAGGCTGTCGACGATGCTGTGACCCCGAGGACCCGATGTTCTCTGATGACACGGTCCATGCCCCTGTTTCCCCTTATGTCCTGCCTGAGGTCAGACCATACATCAACATTACCATCCTGAAGG GGTCTTCGTGA